From bacterium, the proteins below share one genomic window:
- the rpsG gene encoding 30S ribosomal protein S7 — protein MRRRRAPERVNLPDPKFHSQLAARFINSMMRGGEKAVAEREFYRAVEIVDNKMDKAGLEVFEKAVRTVEPLLEVRSRRVGGSTYQVPVEVRPKRKTALAIRWIITYSRGRSEKTFAERLAGELMAAFKKEGNSFKKREDVHKMAEANKAFAHFRW, from the coding sequence ATGCGTAGACGTCGTGCGCCGGAGCGCGTGAATCTCCCCGATCCCAAGTTCCACTCCCAGCTGGCGGCCCGTTTCATCAACAGCATGATGAGGGGCGGCGAGAAGGCCGTGGCCGAGCGCGAATTCTACCGCGCCGTGGAGATCGTGGACAACAAGATGGACAAGGCGGGCCTCGAGGTCTTCGAGAAGGCCGTGCGCACCGTCGAACCCCTGCTCGAGGTGCGCTCCCGCCGCGTGGGCGGCAGCACCTACCAGGTGCCGGTGGAAGTGCGCCCCAAGCGCAAGACGGCCCTGGCCATCCGCTGGATCATCACCTACTCCCGCGGCCGCAGCGAGAAGACCTTCGCCGAGCGCCTGGCGGGCGAGCTGATGGCCGCCTTCAAGAAGGAGGGCAACTCCTTCAAGAAGCGCGAGGACGTGCACAAGATGGCCGAAGCCAACAAGGCCTTCGCCCACTTCCGCTGGTAA